The DNA sequence TAACATTACCTGCACAACATTCCCAGAAATGGAAAAACCACATTTTTTGGTGTAAACCGTAGTATTACACTGTGGAAAACCTCGATAGAAGAAGTCTGATAGTGCGGACTTAGCTTGGCAACATCCTTCACAATTCTCTTGTTGGAGAGAACTTTCTCCAACTTGAGATATGGCAGTGTTCCTAAATTATTGGAAGTGTTACTGTAGTATgatatgtaattttaaataaaaaaaggcaagcTATATGAtctgcatacattttttaaaagtaactatTGCTTCTTTAGCCTACATACCAGCAGCTAGCCACTTTTTTGTGTCTCGACTTCTCCTTGTTCCATGTAGACATGCTGGAAAATTGCTGTCTTCATGTGTGTGCTTATTTTGCATATGGTTTAGCATAGACGTCCATTTAGCCACTCTTTCAGGTCCACTGCTTGATGATGCAGCAGTCCAATAGATGTGGTTTTTTATACTATGCAACCATTTACGTATTTTCTCACAACCCTTCAACTTGCACACTTTTTCCAACTGCTTTGAAATTCCTGGAGATTGCAATTAAATACAAACATGACAACACACAATAAGTAGAGCAATGTGTCATTACATATAATGTAATGgtggtgtttatatatacatacagtatatatatatatatatatatatatatatatatatatatatatatatatatatatatatatatatatatatatatatataaattatctgCTAACACATAATCATCCGCTAATAGTTTCATCGCAATTATTAGTCTGTAAAAATCTAGAAAATGATATGATTAAGGTTATTTACCTTTCTCTATGTGCCAGACATCATAGAATTGGTTGACATTGCGTTCCCTGAGGAATTTTTGTATTTGCGGATGTCGGTCAGTCACAATGCAGTCCAGAGTCACTCCACGAGCATCCAAAAAGTCAAGACCTCTCTTCAAACCTTCCTTTTCCATGTGGTAACTTCCTCCCACTTCATTACTCTGACAAgtgattaaaatataattatttttttgcgtttaaaataaaatattcaagttTTCCAGAACGTTGCATCAAAGGTTTCTGCTCATTTACCTGGACGAGTTGTACATCAACAACGGTGTTTGTCTCAAGGTCCATTATTGTGTAACTGCCATATTTGGCAGAGTGCCcttcaaaaaaaaatacataatctcTTATTACACAATGTGCCTTGTCTATAAGataaaattctatatattttttttctttataaaaaaactaTGTAAATTTGTCCCACAATGTACCTGGTGAGTCAGCCCTCATATCTCCTCCAACAATGACCTTTTCCCTTTGAGCCAACAGCTGTAGCATCTCATACTGCCAGTTTCTCCATTTGTAAACAATAGCAGGCTCAATGCACATTCGTGCATGACGACGAAAGGTGTCGTACTTGAAAAGATGTAACTTCATAGCTGCAAATATCTGACAACACATAGAGAAGAGTTGGTAagcagtaaattaataaatgaataaaaaaaatgttttacattataaatgtttagtCTCATGTAACTGCAAAGCTATTAATTATTTCTTTTACAAATACCTTTTCAATTGTGAAAAATGATGCACCACTGAGATACACAGCAGCAGAAAGGTGAAGGTTTCCAGCTGGAGTACTGCCCAAAATCGGCTGACTGTTCCATTTCCGTGAGAACTGACAATGGTGGCAGAGTTGTTCAACACGTAGAAATGTTCCAATCCTTTGTGATCTTATATGACAGCTTCTATGACATACTGGGCACACCTCAAACAGTTCCATGATGCAGGTCTCAtagacaatatatttacaaattttttGAATAGGGCTGGATTCCTgagctctgaaaaaaaaacattaatttacataaGCACTACATAAAAATTAGATATGgtataattaaaacaaacattctcaaatataatataaacttaCGACAAGTCTTTTGGCTCTgttattgatgtgtctgcatctgCAGGATTAAATGTGACATCAGTCTCTTGTGCTGTTAGTATTGAAGAGCATTCCTGTAGGATATCTTCATCTTCCTCAAGGTCCAGACAAGGTCTCTTTGATGAAGTCTTGAGGGGCGTGGAAGACGCAACAGCTGTATGAGAAACTAATTTTGTGCTAACATCAAAACTTGACAATGTTGTCTCTGTCTGGACACCTGGAATATATAATTCAGTAAAGTTTCAGCAAAGATTCACTTTCTCTATTGTGgctattaaattcaattcaaatttatttgtatagtacttttcacaatacaattttttaaagcaactttacagaaaattaatttcgaaatgtgcatataaaaatacaattagttaatacaattatataatattatattgtatactaaataatataaatatagttaaaaacataaacatactgATACTCCTGTGGTGTGTTTGAAGCGTTCTCATTGACAGTTGTGTACCAACACTGCATAGCTTTGATGTTTCTGTCTGCACGCCAATATCCCTCGTTCTACAGCTTCGTGTCGATGTGCTGGCCTTTGTATAAACATAGCATACACAGTTTTTAatacaatatcttttttttaaatta is a window from the Carassius carassius chromosome 13, fCarCar2.1, whole genome shotgun sequence genome containing:
- the LOC132155765 gene encoding uncharacterized protein LOC132155765, coding for MSPKKHKCSVVGCNNEHSSFHLLPTSEPLKTRWMDFIYEGKAPLKIPKYVYVCANHFLTDCFQNEGQFKAGLASKLILKCGSLPTVRDPTSPPEEASTSTRSCRTRDIGVQTETSKLCSVGTQLSMRTLQTHHRSISVQTETTLSSFDVSTKLVSHTAVASSTPLKTSSKRPCLDLEEDEDILQECSSILTAQETDVTFNPADADTSITEPKDLSAQESSPIQKICKYIVYETCIMELFEVCPVCHRSCHIRSQRIGTFLRVEQLCHHCQFSRKWNSQPILGSTPAGNLHLSAAVYLSGASFFTIEKIFAAMKLHLFKYDTFRRHARMCIEPAIVYKWRNWQYEMLQLLAQREKVIVGGDMRADSPGHSAKYGSYTIMDLETNTVVDVQLVQSNEVGGSYHMEKEGLKRGLDFLDARGVTLDCIVTDRHPQIQKFLRERNVNQFYDVWHIEKGISKQLEKVCKLKGCEKIRKWLHSIKNHIYWTAASSSSGPERVAKWTSMLNHMQNKHTHEDSNFPACLHGTRRSRDTKKWLAAGTLPYLKLEKVLSNKRIVKDVAKLSPHYQTSSIEVFHSVILRFTPKNVVFPFLGMLCRLYLAALHYNENAGRPQATTAAGRPVFKVTFPKAKKGEYRVREVKTQATFRYVDDLLDLIFDKVFVDPAPFDTNTTSIVCRV